In Treponema denticola, one genomic interval encodes:
- the msp gene encoding major outer sheath protein Msp: MKKILSILMILALVGGVAFAQLTPEVTASASVNWGIDLGAGKGGQIQHGFENLFSATVDIPLYKGKLNSKTEGDVHMNFDIGLNLLYQFDDAISNSKSPHKSDNSDMKFSLAEDVLSDLAASIHFFGGYMNVYGRPDFSTNFAEIWAPIRDFYSNYFGARPQTKGDITGFGTKLGYASDDLAGTGLKLNAGLKFASNDSWKAKVAKKAGSAEFEEVDLKATEEVKKGEIYYAIAAAIYGADGSVVGVNTTVPHPAFTGADFVVAADTTVGAAAGKYVRKNVTPEVPESETSDIQGKYAIGFDLSLGYDKWVTFDFGINATFNPVKDFGEAGVKAAEKSNKDKAYLGTGFKLGSKPVDGLALNFGMDALMNVGKDSKPAFDIVFDASYKWVKAGVYYGNELSKYAGKKNSKAIGDMAVMLAFKSAASGSTNLVENLAFGVDFRLNHLLSDIDTAKKAILPMGISAWVNYKYAITDSMWIKPYANFWAESNCVHKDTTNTDKFFGVAYKVGTVFAPMEKVEIEASWSQGKLNWNKYEGYKQKDLKGKDHSMLKAPAFDAHNGTFVIGVKVKY; this comes from the coding sequence GTTTTGAAAACCTTTTTTCAGCTACTGTTGATATTCCTTTATACAAAGGCAAGTTAAATTCAAAAACTGAAGGCGATGTTCACATGAATTTTGATATTGGTCTGAATTTACTTTATCAGTTCGATGATGCAATATCAAATAGTAAATCTCCGCATAAATCTGATAACTCAGATATGAAGTTTTCTCTTGCTGAAGATGTATTAAGTGATCTTGCTGCATCTATTCATTTTTTTGGCGGTTATATGAATGTTTATGGACGACCCGATTTTTCAACTAATTTTGCTGAGATCTGGGCTCCTATTCGTGATTTCTATTCAAACTATTTCGGAGCAAGACCTCAAACAAAAGGAGACATTACAGGTTTTGGGACAAAACTCGGCTATGCAAGCGATGACCTTGCAGGAACAGGGCTTAAACTCAATGCCGGTTTAAAATTCGCTTCAAATGACTCATGGAAAGCTAAAGTTGCCAAAAAAGCTGGATCAGCAGAATTTGAGGAAGTAGACCTTAAAGCAACTGAGGAAGTAAAAAAGGGAGAGATTTATTATGCAATAGCTGCTGCTATTTATGGAGCTGATGGTTCTGTAGTAGGGGTAAATACTACAGTTCCCCATCCTGCGTTTACCGGAGCTGATTTTGTTGTTGCAGCTGATACAACTGTTGGTGCTGCTGCAGGTAAGTATGTCAGAAAAAATGTAACACCCGAGGTTCCTGAAAGTGAAACTTCAGATATTCAGGGTAAATATGCTATCGGCTTTGATTTAAGCTTAGGTTACGATAAATGGGTAACTTTCGACTTCGGTATCAATGCTACATTTAATCCCGTAAAAGATTTCGGTGAAGCTGGCGTTAAAGCTGCTGAAAAATCAAACAAGGACAAGGCTTATCTAGGTACAGGATTTAAACTCGGTTCAAAACCTGTTGACGGTCTTGCTTTAAACTTTGGAATGGATGCTTTGATGAATGTCGGTAAGGATTCAAAACCCGCTTTTGATATTGTTTTTGATGCTTCCTATAAGTGGGTAAAAGCCGGTGTTTACTACGGTAATGAATTATCCAAGTATGCCGGAAAGAAAAACAGTAAAGCTATCGGTGATATGGCTGTGATGTTGGCTTTTAAATCTGCTGCTTCCGGTAGTACAAATTTAGTTGAGAATTTGGCATTCGGTGTTGATTTCAGACTTAACCATCTTTTAAGCGACATTGATACAGCGAAAAAGGCTATTCTTCCTATGGGCATAAGTGCTTGGGTAAATTACAAATATGCTATTACGGATTCAATGTGGATCAAGCCCTATGCTAACTTCTGGGCAGAAAGCAACTGCGTGCATAAAGATACAACCAATACAGACAAGTTCTTTGGTGTTGCTTATAAAGTTGGTACCGTATTTGCTCCAATGGAAAAAGTTGAGATAGAAGCTTCTTGGTCTCAAGGAAAACTTAACTGGAATAAATATGAGGGTTATAAACAAAAAGATCTTAAGGGAAAGGATCATAGTATGCTTAAAGCCCCCGCTTTTGATGCACACAACGGTACTTTTGTAATCGGTGTTAAAGTTAAATACTAA